TCGGCCTTGCCCAGGCATTCCACGGCGAACGGTTCGTCCTCCGCCAGCAGGGCGTTGAGGGCAATGACCACCATGGAGTCCACGGAGGCGTCACCCACCGGGGATTCAAAAAGAGCGAGCAGCCCGGGCAGGGCTTCGGCCGGACGGTTTGCCGCCAGGTCGTTGAGCAGGGTGATCTGCTCCAGGAAATCTTTCTCTCGGAACCCGTCCAGAATGCTCATGAAATGATCCGTGGTTTGTCTTGGATACTATTCAATACAGAATTCAATAGTGAATTCGCCGGAAGCCGCCGTGAAGGGGATGGCCATGATGGGACCGGAACTGACGTGGGAAATGGTGTGTCCGTCCCCCATGATTACGGTGGGCGTGGATCCCTGGAAGGAATACCCTTGTTGGGAAAGGCCGGCCCGGGCCTGGCCCGAGACCATGTTGACCAGTTCACCCACTGCGTCCTTCACGTCTTCTATGATATTTTGCACGTCTTCGCCGAGCATGTTTTTGACAATGGTGATGGCCAGCGCCTTGTCAAACGTAATGGATACGCTGCCGCTGCGTTCTCCGGTAAAGCCGACAAGTCCGGTTACATCCCCTTGCGCCACGTTGTTTTTCTTCACGTAGGGGCGTCCCGCCTCGGGCGTGATCATTGCCATGGTGGACAATACATCCACGGCGGCCTTGATAAAGGGTTTTGCCAGTTCCACATCCATATTGAAGCGTCTCCTCCACGTGAAAAACCCGGAAAGCGGTATTCTGATTTCGCCGCATGTTCGCCTGGAACCCGGAATTTGATACGAATCAATTCTGCAACATCTACCTTTTGAATAACAGAAAGGTCAAGTGGACAGACCCG
The DNA window shown above is from Paucidesulfovibrio gracilis DSM 16080 and carries:
- a CDS encoding chemotaxis protein CheX codes for the protein MDVELAKPFIKAAVDVLSTMAMITPEAGRPYVKKNNVAQGDVTGLVGFTGERSGSVSITFDKALAITIVKNMLGEDVQNIIEDVKDAVGELVNMVSGQARAGLSQQGYSFQGSTPTVIMGDGHTISHVSSGPIMAIPFTAASGEFTIEFCIE